The nucleotide window GCTGGGCTTCCCCTACGAGTTCTTCTACGACGTGAAGCACGTCGAGCGCCTGACCCAGCGCTACGACCTCTACTCGGCGGGCGAACTGGTTCGTCTCGACCACTTCAACCAGGTCACCCCGGACGTGCCGCGCGGCCGGAAGTACCTCGAGGACCTCGGCTTCCGCGTCTCCGAGGACATCAAGGATTCCGACGGCGTCACCTATGCTGCCTGGATGCACCGCAAGCAGACGGTCCATGACACGGCGCTCACCGGCGGCAACGGACCGCGCATGCATCATGTTGCCTTCGCCACGCACGAGAAGCACAACATCATCCAGATCTGCGACAAGATGGGCGCGCTGCGCATCAGCGACCGGATCGAGCGCGGCCCGGGACGCCACGGCGTGTCCAACGCGTTCTACCTGTACATCCTGGACCCGGGCGGCCACCGCATCGAGATCTACACCCAGGACTACTACACCGGCGATCCGGACAATCCCACCATCACTTGGGACGTCCACGACAACCAGCGCCGCGATTGGTGGGGCAACCCGGTTGTGCCGTCCTGGTACACCGAGGCCTCCCTGGTCCTGGACCTCGATGGCAACCCGCAACCCGTGGTCGAGCGCGAGGAGAAGAGCGAGATGGCGGTCACCGTCGGCGCTGACGGCTTCTCCTACACCCGCAAGCAGGACGACGACGGTGCTGCCGCCGAGCAGGGCTTCAAGCTGGGAGCACAGCTGTAGCCATGCTGGACGACGCAACGATTGAGGCCATTGCAGACGAACTGGTGGAAGCAGGGCGCAGCCGCACCCCGATTCCCCGCCTGACCGCGCGCTATCCGGACATGACGGTGGAGGACTCCTACGCCGTGCAGCAGCTGTGGCGCCGTCGTAATGAGGAAGCCGGGCGCACCCTGGTGGGGCGCAAGATCGGTCTCACGTCCAAGGCCATGCAGGCGGCCACGGGAATCACGGAGCCGGACTATGGCGCCATCTTCGATGACATGGTGTTGGAAACGGGTTGCTCGGTGGAGTGGGACAAGTACACCCACCCGCGGGTAGAGGTGGAGCTGGCATTCGTCCTCAAGGACGGATTGAAAGGTCCGGGCTGCACCATCTTCGACGTCCTCAACGCCACCGACTACGTGGTTCCGGCCCTCGAGATCCTGGACTCCCGGATCGAGATGGAGGGCCGGACCATCGTGGACACCATTTCTGATAACGCCGCGATGGGCGCCATGGTGGTGGGCGGCCGTCCGGTCAAGCCCGACGCCGTCGACCTCCGTTGGGTCTCCGCCATCCTCTACAAGAACCAGACCGTGGAGGAAACCGGCGTCGCAGCCGGTGTTCTGGACCATCCTGCTGCGGGTGTCCACTGGCTGGCGAACAAGATCGCCGCCCACGGAGACAGCTTGAAGGCCGGGGACATTATTCTCGCAGGCTCCTTCACCCGTCCGCTCTGGGTTCATAAGGGCGACACCGTGCACGCCGACTACGGACCACTTGGAGCTGTGACATGCCACTTCCACTGAACACCACTTTCCGCGACGTGATGGCCACGGCCGACCGTCCGCTCGCCGGCATGTGGGTTTGTTCGGGCAGCCCGCTGATCGCCGAGCTGTGCGCAGGGGCCGGCCTCGACTGGATCCTGATTGACGCCGAGCACAGCCCCAACGGCCTTGAGTCGATCCTCGCCCAACTGCAGGCCATCCACGGCTACCCGGTGCACACCATGGTGCGGCCGCCCGTGAATGACACTGTCCTGATCAAGCAGTACCTGGACCTCGGCGTGCAGAACCTGCTCGTCCCGATGGTTCATTCGGCGGCGGAAGCCGAGGCCGCTGTGGCTGCCACCCGGTACCCGCCGGAGGGAGTACGCGGCGTCGGATCCGCGCTGGCACGCGCCGCCCGGTGGAACCGTGTCCCCGATTACCTTGCCCGCGCCGGGGAAACCGTCAGCGTGGCGGTTCAAATCGAGTCTGCAGCAGCTGTTGAAGCCGTGGAGGACATCCTTGCGGTAGAGGGCGTCGACGCCATTTTCATGGGTCCCGCGGACCTCGCCGCTTCCATGGGTTTGCTGGGCCAGCAGGAGCATCCGGAGGTGCGTGCCGCCGTCGAACGCTGTCTTGATGCAGCGAAGAAGTCCGGCAAGCCGGCCGGCGTGAATGCCTTCAATCCCGACACCGCGCGCCACTACCTGAACGCCGGCGCAACCTTCATCCTGGTCGGCGCCGACGTCGCACTGCTGGCAAGGGGCTCTGAGGCCCTCGCCGCACAGTTCATATCGGCACCCGAAGAGTCCGCCGGCGGTTCCCCCGCCAGCTACTGACCGGCTCACAACCCTGGAAATTTTGCGCAGCTCTGGTGGCTTCCAGTGGCTGGAACCCACCAGAGCTGCACAAAAGTTCGTGCTATCCGCCCTGCTTCATCTCGGCCACTGGAGTCAGCGCCGGGCGTCCCTCAAGGACCGCAAGGATGTTGTCAACGGCGAGGTCCACCATCCGTGCGCGGGTGGCTTCCGTG belongs to Arthrobacter tumbae and includes:
- the hpaD gene encoding 3,4-dihydroxyphenylacetate 2,3-dioxygenase, with the protein product MTNFVPTPNAPAPDIVRCAYMELVVTDLARSREFYVDVLGLHVTEEDENTIYLRPLEEFIHHNLVLRKGPIAAVAAFAYRVKSPAEVDAAETYYKELGCRTERRKDGFTKGIGDSVRVEDPLGFPYEFFYDVKHVERLTQRYDLYSAGELVRLDHFNQVTPDVPRGRKYLEDLGFRVSEDIKDSDGVTYAAWMHRKQTVHDTALTGGNGPRMHHVAFATHEKHNIIQICDKMGALRISDRIERGPGRHGVSNAFYLYILDPGGHRIEIYTQDYYTGDPDNPTITWDVHDNQRRDWWGNPVVPSWYTEASLVLDLDGNPQPVVEREEKSEMAVTVGADGFSYTRKQDDDGAAAEQGFKLGAQL
- the hpaH gene encoding 2-oxo-hept-4-ene-1,7-dioate hydratase — its product is MLDDATIEAIADELVEAGRSRTPIPRLTARYPDMTVEDSYAVQQLWRRRNEEAGRTLVGRKIGLTSKAMQAATGITEPDYGAIFDDMVLETGCSVEWDKYTHPRVEVELAFVLKDGLKGPGCTIFDVLNATDYVVPALEILDSRIEMEGRTIVDTISDNAAMGAMVVGGRPVKPDAVDLRWVSAILYKNQTVEETGVAAGVLDHPAAGVHWLANKIAAHGDSLKAGDIILAGSFTRPLWVHKGDTVHADYGPLGAVTCHFH
- a CDS encoding HpcH/HpaI aldolase family protein; the protein is MPLPLNTTFRDVMATADRPLAGMWVCSGSPLIAELCAGAGLDWILIDAEHSPNGLESILAQLQAIHGYPVHTMVRPPVNDTVLIKQYLDLGVQNLLVPMVHSAAEAEAAVAATRYPPEGVRGVGSALARAARWNRVPDYLARAGETVSVAVQIESAAAVEAVEDILAVEGVDAIFMGPADLAASMGLLGQQEHPEVRAAVERCLDAAKKSGKPAGVNAFNPDTARHYLNAGATFILVGADVALLARGSEALAAQFISAPEESAGGSPASY